From the Paenibacillus sp. FSL H8-0548 genome, one window contains:
- a CDS encoding helix-turn-helix domain-containing protein, translating to MKKTWYKKTVLSYLPSLYLTIAVIVFLAIFVINEVSLREAERTNRYSTEHVIRSIEQHLKAIERIVIDELRIGGHLDEFFTYDETATSDMRMINYEALDRIRRMLFDDNAIQSTYLYRIWDDMILAEGNFQSANSFGDREFLFHELTKRATIGRQWSDVRMYGDSLNDTVTQVSHRVISISRWAQLPMGGEGLVVVNVSVDALMTQITDMIDPNVSYLHVLDRTGQVVYSSDGKEIDEDLVMNRLHATSVDWEFVSGLQTGVAFSWMQLISRIWIVLGVVTVLLSLAYTVFITKRNYRPIEQIVQLIQARSEPRAAGKSGLANDEFSFIQKAIDRLMDENALYEAQVQESQHHRRKQAFAALLDSDEPLQEDWNRSLLGLDMPQTIEEGFALVIEIDHYAEFERKYATRSDQNLLKFAIANVLQEFVSTSEGKTWSEWNRKNRLTVIYIPAFAETSPPLAALLDSFRAWVGSNLGLTVTIGVGTLANHWEALRLSYRHAMVALQHKLSSGYDRVLFYRAAPLPRGPRTHGYYGEMNRIAQDFRIAKPDWSATVERLFDDVREGDFSNEEILHLFEYFKSCMNQAMKELPHELSSFWVGSLLPEWLHATERESFDEIATAVLEVCQQAQQSVAELVKTKSSVQTIHQIRDYVQTNYWNSDLSLTYLSEKFNINSKYASQLFKEHTGFNFADFLLTIRMDHAKRLLESTDQSINDVASLVGYDIPISFGRSFKKIVGMTPTDYRKHMYSVEKPRAIHDNEEKEVDS from the coding sequence ATGAAAAAAACATGGTACAAAAAAACGGTGCTCTCGTACTTGCCGTCGTTGTATTTGACGATCGCAGTCATCGTGTTTTTGGCGATATTCGTTATAAACGAAGTTTCGCTTAGGGAAGCGGAGCGGACGAACCGATATTCGACGGAACATGTCATCCGTTCTATTGAACAGCATCTGAAAGCAATTGAGCGAATCGTTATCGATGAGCTTCGCATCGGCGGACATTTGGATGAGTTTTTCACCTATGACGAAACCGCAACGAGCGACATGCGCATGATAAATTACGAAGCGTTAGATCGGATTCGGAGAATGCTGTTCGATGACAATGCGATTCAATCAACTTACTTGTATCGTATTTGGGACGACATGATCTTGGCGGAAGGTAATTTTCAATCGGCGAATTCGTTCGGAGACCGGGAATTTTTGTTCCATGAATTGACGAAGCGTGCCACCATCGGGCGACAGTGGTCAGATGTACGGATGTACGGTGACAGCTTGAACGATACCGTAACCCAAGTCAGTCACAGAGTCATCTCGATCAGCCGATGGGCGCAGCTGCCGATGGGCGGGGAGGGACTCGTCGTTGTCAACGTATCGGTAGATGCTCTAATGACACAAATCACGGATATGATCGATCCGAACGTATCGTACCTTCATGTGTTGGACCGTACAGGTCAGGTTGTCTATTCGTCTGATGGAAAGGAAATAGACGAAGATTTAGTTATGAATCGGCTGCATGCGACCTCGGTCGACTGGGAGTTCGTGAGCGGATTACAAACAGGTGTCGCATTCAGCTGGATGCAGCTAATCTCGCGAATCTGGATTGTCCTTGGCGTGGTGACGGTTTTATTGAGTCTTGCCTATACGGTGTTCATCACGAAACGGAATTACAGGCCAATTGAACAGATTGTGCAACTCATTCAAGCACGGTCAGAGCCTCGCGCGGCAGGTAAGAGTGGTTTGGCAAACGACGAGTTTTCGTTCATCCAAAAGGCGATCGACCGGTTAATGGACGAGAACGCGCTATACGAAGCACAAGTGCAAGAATCACAGCATCATCGCCGAAAGCAGGCATTCGCCGCGTTGCTTGATTCTGACGAGCCGCTGCAGGAGGATTGGAATCGTTCGCTGCTGGGCTTAGATATGCCCCAGACAATAGAGGAAGGTTTTGCACTTGTCATTGAAATCGATCATTATGCTGAGTTCGAACGGAAGTATGCTACTCGCTCGGACCAAAATCTATTAAAATTCGCGATTGCTAATGTGCTCCAGGAATTCGTTTCAACGAGCGAGGGCAAGACGTGGTCCGAGTGGAATCGGAAAAATCGATTAACCGTCATTTATATCCCGGCCTTTGCCGAGACGAGCCCTCCCCTCGCCGCATTGCTGGATTCGTTCCGGGCGTGGGTGGGAAGCAACCTCGGACTTACGGTCACAATCGGTGTGGGCACGCTGGCGAACCACTGGGAAGCGCTCAGGTTGTCATACCGGCATGCGATGGTCGCGCTTCAGCATAAACTGTCGTCGGGTTACGATCGGGTGCTATTCTATCGGGCAGCACCGTTACCGAGAGGTCCGAGAACGCACGGCTACTATGGGGAGATGAATCGAATAGCACAGGATTTTCGAATTGCGAAGCCGGATTGGAGTGCGACAGTCGAGAGGCTGTTCGACGACGTACGTGAAGGCGACTTCTCCAATGAAGAAATCCTGCATCTGTTTGAATATTTTAAGAGCTGTATGAATCAAGCGATGAAGGAGCTTCCGCACGAGCTGTCTTCGTTCTGGGTGGGGTCTTTGCTGCCGGAATGGCTACACGCTACGGAACGAGAATCGTTCGACGAGATTGCCACCGCAGTCCTCGAAGTTTGCCAGCAGGCCCAGCAAAGCGTCGCGGAACTGGTCAAGACGAAGAGCAGCGTTCAGACGATTCATCAAATACGTGATTACGTCCAAACCAACTATTGGAACTCGGATTTGTCTTTGACATATCTCAGCGAAAAATTCAATATCAACAGCAAATACGCGAGTCAGCTCTTCAAGGAGCACACGGGCTTCAACTTTGCAGACTTTTTACTGACCATTCGGATGGATCATGCCAAGAGGCTGCTTGAGAGCACGGATCAATCAATCAACGACGTCGCATCGCTGGTCGGGTATGATATCCCAATCTCGTTTGGTCGTTCGTTCAAGAAGATCGTAGGCATGACGCCAACCGACTACCGCAAGCATATGTATTCGGTAGAGAAGCCGCGAGCCATCCACGACAACGAAGAGAAAGAGGTAGATTCATGA
- a CDS encoding ABC-2 family transporter protein: MRIALYREMTLNAFRSLLAFRAEVLLFLFGQLFKISVQVYIWYALFGDSGHLTSQAGTVTIQEMITYVVISSVISVFATNDVIFKVSSKVSSGEIAMDLIKPMSFRSVIFCQVFGANLYRILFELIPLMIVSMLFFHVQLPSLENGLAFLILVINGLILNFLITYTIGLIAFWYILVWQVNTVLNGLIRLFSGAFIPIWFFSDSLVQLSYFLPFRLIYYEPISVYLGRVTGWQDLLAIVLQQLAWMAGFLLLQKWMWSRAVTRLVVQGG, encoded by the coding sequence ATGAGAATCGCACTCTATCGGGAAATGACGCTGAACGCCTTCCGCTCGCTGCTTGCTTTTCGGGCTGAGGTGCTGCTGTTCCTGTTTGGGCAACTGTTCAAAATTTCCGTGCAGGTCTATATTTGGTACGCATTGTTTGGCGATTCAGGCCATTTAACCTCGCAAGCCGGCACGGTGACCATTCAGGAAATGATCACGTATGTCGTAATCAGCTCAGTTATCTCGGTATTTGCTACGAATGACGTTATTTTTAAAGTAAGCTCCAAAGTATCCTCTGGCGAAATTGCAATGGATCTCATTAAGCCGATGAGCTTCCGATCCGTCATTTTCTGTCAGGTGTTCGGTGCGAATTTGTACCGGATATTGTTTGAATTAATTCCGTTAATGATCGTCAGCATGCTATTTTTCCACGTGCAACTGCCCTCGCTGGAAAATGGCCTTGCCTTCCTTATTTTGGTCATTAATGGCTTGATTCTTAATTTCTTAATTACATATACGATTGGGTTAATTGCCTTCTGGTACATTCTCGTCTGGCAGGTTAATACGGTGCTTAACGGGCTGATTAGGCTATTTTCTGGGGCGTTTATTCCGATTTGGTTTTTCTCGGACTCGCTGGTGCAGCTCTCGTACTTTCTGCCGTTTCGCCTCATTTATTATGAACCAATCTCCGTCTACTTGGGGAGAGTAACGGGCTGGCAGGATCTGCTTGCCATCGTTCTCCAGCAATTAGCTTGGATGGCGGGTTTTCTGCTGTTGCAAAAATGGATGTGGTCGAGAGCCGTTACCCGGCTTGTCGTTCAGGGAGGCTAA
- a CDS encoding extracellular solute-binding protein, which produces MKMVKKKAMQWCLVFMVLALVLTGCANNNAGQNDNTGGKGGEKATETPKERVKLRVEVFERGNAPEGLLVTKNQMTEYVQKNFGDPNNIDVEFVAVPRSEEINQLNVLMAAGTAPDVIFTYNSGAVYNWAKQGGLTDLTQLIEEHGPNLKSYLGDALQYGIFDGVQYSVVARRVNLEKYTSIIRQDWLDAAGLPVPKTTEETYNALKKFKELNLGGNRTIPLSFSLTPDSYEPIIWSFIKEQSDEARYMRSITIGSREYPILMDGHKDGMQFLNKLYNEGLIDPDFALDKDKKKKVENFVNGYTGIMMHDVTQYFYGGEESHVNLLEKKVPDASVTPLLPWTDFEGKTRQPAYTPSGMHIMVPTLSERSVEAIKYLNWLAQDEVIQYMSFGEEGVHHNLVDGFPVRNGSSEDTKLLFNTGDMMIITNGNDFGSQDKNLQYFGLVIDENNRAMAIENRKMASQDAVQQPIQFDKPLDSEAKHAVVLLEKYEELLVKSTMAKPDRFDAVYEAALKDLMNTAGNEVIAERTAAYEAMK; this is translated from the coding sequence ATGAAAATGGTTAAAAAGAAAGCCATGCAATGGTGTCTCGTATTCATGGTCCTAGCGTTAGTCTTAACCGGCTGCGCAAACAACAATGCCGGACAGAATGATAATACAGGGGGCAAGGGTGGAGAGAAGGCTACCGAAACACCGAAGGAACGAGTCAAGCTGCGTGTTGAGGTGTTTGAACGCGGTAACGCGCCGGAAGGATTATTAGTTACGAAAAACCAAATGACGGAATATGTACAGAAGAATTTCGGAGATCCCAACAACATAGACGTTGAATTCGTAGCCGTGCCTCGAAGTGAAGAAATCAATCAGCTTAACGTTTTGATGGCAGCCGGCACCGCACCCGATGTCATATTTACTTATAACTCAGGCGCCGTCTATAACTGGGCGAAACAAGGCGGCTTAACGGACTTGACACAGCTTATCGAAGAACATGGGCCGAATCTAAAGTCTTATCTTGGTGACGCGCTGCAATACGGTATCTTTGACGGCGTTCAATATTCCGTCGTGGCGCGCCGCGTCAACCTAGAAAAGTATACTAGCATCATCCGTCAAGACTGGCTCGATGCAGCCGGCTTGCCGGTACCGAAGACCACGGAAGAAACGTACAATGCGCTTAAGAAATTCAAGGAACTGAACCTCGGTGGGAACCGGACAATTCCTCTTTCCTTCTCGCTGACACCGGACTCCTATGAGCCAATTATCTGGTCGTTTATTAAAGAACAATCCGACGAAGCTCGGTATATGCGCTCCATTACAATTGGATCACGTGAATATCCGATTCTGATGGATGGTCACAAGGACGGCATGCAGTTCTTGAACAAGTTGTACAATGAAGGCCTTATTGATCCAGACTTCGCATTGGACAAAGACAAAAAGAAAAAGGTAGAGAATTTCGTTAATGGTTATACAGGCATCATGATGCATGACGTAACGCAGTATTTCTACGGTGGGGAAGAATCCCATGTAAATCTACTTGAGAAGAAGGTACCAGACGCTAGCGTGACGCCACTGCTGCCGTGGACAGATTTTGAAGGCAAGACTCGTCAGCCAGCGTATACGCCGAGCGGTATGCACATCATGGTGCCAACTTTAAGCGAACGTTCCGTCGAGGCCATTAAGTATTTGAACTGGCTTGCACAGGACGAAGTGATTCAATACATGTCATTCGGAGAAGAAGGTGTGCATCACAACCTTGTGGACGGCTTCCCTGTACGTAATGGAAGCTCAGAAGATACGAAACTGTTGTTTAATACAGGTGACATGATGATCATTACGAACGGTAATGATTTCGGCTCGCAAGACAAAAATCTCCAGTATTTTGGGCTTGTTATTGATGAGAATAATCGTGCGATGGCTATTGAGAACCGTAAGATGGCAAGTCAAGATGCGGTGCAGCAGCCAATTCAATTCGATAAGCCGCTCGACTCGGAAGCGAAGCATGCAGTCGTATTACTGGAGAAGTACGAAGAGTTGCTCGTGAAGTCCACTATGGCCAAACCGGATCGGTTCGATGCTGTGTACGAGGCGGCATTAAAGGACCTCATGAATACTGCTGGCAACGAAGTTATCGCGGAACGTACAGCAGCTTACGAAGCAATGAAATAA
- a CDS encoding sugar phosphate isomerase/epimerase — translation MKFVRCGDKMRELTAIPPGLQLYTLRNELEQDYFGTLEKVAAVGYKLVEPFSWGYADIPAERMKAELDLLGLRTVSTFVYPLTLKNVQSQLDYAQTIGARYIVTFLFQESYADERTLKASIGLLRKLGLQIQRRGMQLLYHAHAEEFEMRNGKRIIDRLLAGVGTDVMKLELDMYWAKKAGLDPYSTLLAYKGLSPLIHVKDMDDSGNFTEVGQGTIDWAPIFSSFNETGVMYYFVEQDESLNPLQSIQTSLDYLKSVMPLDKQQSGKESSV, via the coding sequence ATGAAATTTGTAAGATGCGGCGACAAAATGAGGGAGCTGACTGCCATCCCTCCGGGATTACAGCTTTATACACTACGCAACGAGCTGGAGCAGGATTACTTTGGGACGCTTGAGAAGGTCGCAGCTGTAGGCTATAAGCTAGTGGAGCCCTTCAGTTGGGGATATGCTGATATTCCGGCGGAGCGAATGAAGGCGGAGCTCGATCTCCTTGGTTTAAGAACCGTATCAACGTTTGTCTACCCGCTAACGCTAAAAAACGTGCAAAGTCAGCTCGATTACGCCCAAACCATTGGCGCCCGCTACATTGTAACCTTCTTATTTCAAGAGAGTTACGCCGATGAACGGACACTTAAAGCGTCTATCGGTTTGTTACGAAAGCTTGGCCTGCAAATCCAGCGCCGCGGCATGCAGCTTCTATATCATGCTCACGCTGAAGAATTTGAAATGCGGAACGGAAAACGAATCATCGACCGCTTGCTGGCGGGCGTTGGCACTGACGTGATGAAGCTTGAGCTCGATATGTATTGGGCGAAAAAAGCAGGTCTAGATCCTTATTCTACCTTACTCGCATATAAAGGCTTATCACCGCTTATTCACGTGAAGGATATGGATGATAGCGGTAATTTCACAGAGGTCGGGCAAGGTACGATTGATTGGGCTCCAATCTTCAGCAGCTTCAACGAAACTGGAGTCATGTATTATTTCGTCGAGCAGGACGAAAGCTTAAATCCCCTTCAGAGCATTCAAACAAGCCTAGATTATTTGAAATCAGTTATGCCGCTAGATAAACAACAATCAGGGAAGGAAAGTAGTGTATGA
- a CDS encoding ABC-2 family transporter protein translates to MRYLKLYGRFIPIYFKSKTEHGFGFYMDFIGFALNHIVSYTVIWALMSRFQTINGWNMYEVMLLYTLNMLTYAIAAVFFFFQMNDVEEDVHKGSFDSLLVKPINPFIHMIIRSFGHFFLGDIAIAAIMLGFCFNRLDIHPGFGAYVSFAFMLLGAVLVQASFIVITGSMCFWIVRARSVMNIVIFGIRGFADYPISIYGKFLRIILTFIIPYGFVNFYPAHLILDKEGGVLFASWLPYATPVIGIILFFIAYRVWNAGLNRYQGTGS, encoded by the coding sequence ATGAGATACTTGAAGCTGTACGGGCGTTTTATTCCGATTTATTTCAAAAGTAAAACCGAACACGGCTTTGGCTTTTATATGGATTTTATTGGCTTTGCACTCAATCATATCGTCAGCTATACGGTCATTTGGGCGCTTATGAGCCGCTTTCAGACGATTAATGGCTGGAATATGTATGAGGTCATGCTTCTTTACACCCTAAATATGCTTACTTATGCTATAGCGGCTGTATTTTTCTTTTTCCAAATGAATGATGTCGAAGAAGATGTGCATAAAGGCTCCTTCGACAGTCTGCTCGTCAAACCGATCAATCCCTTCATCCATATGATCATTCGCAGCTTCGGCCATTTCTTTCTCGGAGATATTGCGATCGCGGCCATCATGCTGGGGTTCTGCTTCAATCGCCTGGATATTCATCCCGGCTTCGGCGCTTATGTCAGCTTTGCGTTCATGTTGCTTGGAGCGGTACTCGTTCAAGCATCGTTTATCGTTATAACCGGCTCTATGTGCTTCTGGATTGTTCGCGCTCGGTCGGTGATGAATATCGTTATTTTCGGTATTCGGGGCTTTGCTGATTACCCGATTTCGATCTACGGCAAGTTTTTGCGGATCATATTGACGTTTATCATTCCTTACGGCTTCGTCAATTTTTATCCGGCCCATTTGATACTCGATAAGGAAGGCGGAGTGTTGTTCGCATCATGGCTGCCATACGCCACTCCGGTCATCGGCATTATCCTGTTCTTCATCGCTTATCGGGTTTGGAATGCGGGACTGAATCGTTATCAGGGCACGGGAAGCTAG
- a CDS encoding ABC transporter permease subunit, with protein sequence MSFIRYTLRYWQLYIMLLPVIAYFFVFKYMPLYGVTIAFKEFNMFKGIAESAWVGFDVFREIFSMQGFYIALRNTFLLNGLDFIFGFPAPIILAVCLNELKFPAFRKISQTLLYLPHFISWVIIGGIMYQVFATNYGIINLLLNKIGIGSIPFLAEAGYWLTTYTSVGIWQGVGWGSIIYLAAMTGINKELYDAADVDGASRVRRIWHITIPGIRSTIIVLMILKLGDMLDIGFDRPYIIGNVMVRDVSDVLSTFIYRVGLQSGQFSIATAVGLFQAVVGLVFILAANYIAKKTTDESII encoded by the coding sequence ATGTCATTCATTCGTTACACGCTGCGGTACTGGCAGCTTTACATCATGCTGCTGCCTGTAATTGCATACTTCTTTGTGTTTAAGTACATGCCGTTGTACGGTGTGACCATCGCATTCAAGGAATTTAACATGTTTAAAGGCATTGCGGAGAGCGCATGGGTCGGATTTGATGTGTTTCGTGAGATATTCTCTATGCAAGGCTTTTATATTGCTTTACGCAACACCTTTCTATTAAACGGTTTAGATTTTATTTTCGGGTTTCCGGCTCCAATTATTCTAGCTGTCTGTCTGAACGAGCTGAAATTCCCCGCATTTAGGAAGATTTCTCAGACACTTCTCTATTTGCCCCACTTCATCTCATGGGTGATTATCGGGGGTATCATGTATCAAGTTTTCGCCACGAACTACGGCATCATTAATCTGCTGCTTAACAAGATTGGTATCGGTTCGATTCCATTTCTCGCTGAAGCGGGTTATTGGCTGACGACGTATACAAGCGTTGGTATTTGGCAAGGTGTCGGCTGGGGAAGTATCATCTACCTTGCGGCAATGACAGGCATTAATAAAGAATTGTACGATGCGGCGGACGTCGACGGAGCCAGTCGAGTACGGCGTATCTGGCATATTACGATTCCCGGTATTCGATCAACGATCATTGTATTGATGATCCTGAAGCTTGGCGACATGCTCGATATTGGCTTTGATCGTCCCTACATTATTGGGAACGTCATGGTGCGCGACGTCTCGGACGTGCTGAGCACCTTCATTTACCGAGTCGGCCTACAAAGCGGACAATTCTCCATCGCGACCGCTGTTGGCCTCTTCCAGGCCGTGGTCGGTCTGGTGTTTATCTTGGCAGCGAACTACATCGCGAAGAAAACAACCGACGAAAGTATCATATGA
- a CDS encoding carbohydrate ABC transporter permease encodes MGRKQKTTFFDVINVVFIACCVLACLAPFLHIASISLSSGGAITAGRVTLFPIEMNFDAYISVIKDKAMIRALGFTVLLTVSFTLFAMFMTTLAAYPLSNDKLKGRKLTMFFILFTMFFSGGLIPEYMLIKSLGLLDTMSVLILPGLISPFFMIIMITFFRSTIPDSLHEAAEIDGCTHFGKLFRIVLPLSLPVLATLALFYAVGRWNGFRDALFYVTDQNLYPMQLKLYQMVMNNLITEVTASEGSGMDKVVSESLKAASIMFATVPILIVYPWLQRYFVSGLTLGSVKG; translated from the coding sequence ATGGGAAGAAAGCAAAAGACGACGTTTTTTGATGTAATCAATGTAGTGTTTATCGCTTGTTGTGTGCTCGCTTGTCTGGCGCCGTTTTTGCATATTGCGTCCATATCGCTAAGCTCCGGCGGCGCGATCACAGCAGGCAGGGTCACGCTGTTTCCGATTGAAATGAATTTCGACGCATACATTAGCGTGATCAAGGACAAGGCGATGATTCGCGCACTGGGGTTTACGGTGTTGTTGACTGTCTCCTTCACTTTGTTCGCGATGTTTATGACGACGCTCGCTGCATATCCGTTGTCGAATGACAAACTGAAGGGACGCAAGCTGACTATGTTTTTTATCCTATTCACGATGTTCTTCAGCGGCGGACTCATACCCGAATATATGCTGATCAAGTCGCTGGGGCTGCTCGACACGATGAGCGTGCTCATTCTCCCAGGGCTCATCAGTCCGTTTTTTATGATCATTATGATTACCTTTTTCCGGTCGACGATTCCGGACAGCTTGCATGAAGCGGCGGAGATCGACGGTTGCACGCATTTCGGCAAGTTGTTCCGGATCGTGCTTCCGTTATCCTTGCCTGTGCTCGCAACGCTGGCTCTGTTTTACGCAGTGGGGCGTTGGAATGGTTTCCGGGACGCTCTCTTCTATGTCACTGATCAGAATTTGTATCCGATGCAGTTAAAACTGTATCAGATGGTCATGAATAATTTGATCACGGAGGTAACGGCATCAGAAGGTTCAGGGATGGATAAGGTGGTCTCTGAAAGTCTCAAAGCGGCCAGTATTATGTTTGCTACGGTACCAATTTTGATCGTCTACCCATGGCTGCAGCGGTATTTCGTTAGCGGATTAACACTCGGCTCCGTTAAGGGATAG
- a CDS encoding GMC family oxidoreductase, protein MRLYIADSTDNLRTIALKYEIGIKELICLNPHIIDPLSNIAGQQVKLPPLKGLSDKNVDLPPCTLQLINPEAREQWIPLSSLDEMQHKEYDVLIVGTGAGGGAVLRRLIQQLANSGKRIGVLERGGLLIPTHAQNIETMTSRRVFDYYSSQANYIDNYLSGQIYALGGRTLFWSSTCPRMTDSELLQWPIPLSELTRYYDLAEKALSVTPNFTKGAPLTQLLLDRLQRNGYPDATDEPLAVNLEPPNAFGVMNSNPVFSSVHFLAEALNYPYDLAIHARVVKVLTDQNRCVGVEVISHNKQTFTLKAKNVVLSASTFGSAQILLNSDIEGRAIGHYMTNHSRVLGLGQINRNEFPEVLGPLRILVPGQIDRPYQIQIIGPDNYPWVQYAEQPLREKWSFFLATLGKVETRYDNYVSLDPVKRDKDGVPELNIHFSYSAKDEEVIRLMGEGVKQAAAAMNAALVSDEGPALCQLTIGSDIHEMGTCRMGEDPSTSATNHFGQIHGITGLYVADNSVIPTSGTANPTLTTVALAFRTADEIAKQLK, encoded by the coding sequence ATGAGGCTTTATATCGCGGACAGTACCGACAATCTTCGCACAATAGCGCTTAAATACGAGATCGGAATTAAGGAGCTTATTTGCCTCAATCCTCACATTATCGATCCTTTATCGAATATTGCAGGCCAGCAGGTGAAGCTTCCGCCTCTGAAAGGGCTATCGGATAAGAACGTGGATCTCCCTCCGTGCACATTACAGTTGATTAACCCAGAGGCACGCGAGCAATGGATCCCTTTAAGCTCGCTGGACGAGATGCAGCATAAGGAATATGATGTGCTTATCGTCGGAACAGGAGCCGGAGGCGGTGCTGTTCTGAGACGCTTGATACAGCAATTAGCCAACAGTGGGAAACGAATTGGAGTTCTCGAAAGAGGCGGACTGTTAATTCCAACGCATGCACAAAATATCGAAACGATGACTTCGAGACGGGTTTTTGATTATTACTCCAGCCAAGCCAACTATATCGACAATTATCTATCCGGCCAAATTTATGCCCTGGGGGGCAGAACCCTGTTCTGGAGCTCGACGTGCCCACGTATGACGGACTCTGAATTGTTGCAATGGCCGATCCCCCTCTCCGAACTTACCCGTTATTATGACCTCGCGGAAAAGGCTTTGAGCGTCACGCCAAACTTCACCAAAGGTGCCCCGCTCACGCAGTTGCTGCTAGACCGCCTGCAACGGAACGGTTATCCTGATGCCACTGATGAACCGCTCGCCGTTAATCTTGAGCCTCCCAACGCGTTCGGCGTCATGAATTCAAACCCAGTTTTCAGCTCTGTTCATTTTTTGGCAGAGGCTCTGAATTACCCTTACGACCTCGCGATCCATGCAAGAGTAGTGAAGGTGCTGACCGATCAGAACCGTTGCGTCGGCGTCGAGGTGATTTCGCACAATAAACAAACATTCACATTGAAGGCAAAAAACGTCGTTCTCTCGGCAAGCACATTTGGAAGCGCACAAATTCTGTTGAATTCGGACATCGAAGGAAGAGCCATCGGTCACTATATGACCAATCACTCAAGGGTGCTGGGTTTGGGTCAGATAAACCGCAACGAATTCCCCGAAGTGCTCGGTCCGCTTCGCATTTTAGTGCCAGGACAGATTGACCGTCCTTATCAAATTCAAATTATCGGGCCTGATAATTATCCATGGGTGCAATATGCTGAACAGCCTTTGCGGGAGAAATGGAGCTTTTTTCTTGCAACACTTGGCAAGGTTGAGACGCGCTATGACAATTACGTTTCACTTGACCCGGTCAAGCGGGACAAAGACGGTGTGCCAGAGCTTAACATCCACTTTTCATATAGTGCTAAGGACGAAGAGGTGATCAGGCTAATGGGCGAAGGCGTAAAGCAGGCAGCCGCCGCCATGAATGCTGCTTTGGTATCAGACGAGGGCCCCGCTTTGTGCCAGCTGACGATTGGCTCTGACATTCATGAAATGGGTACCTGTCGAATGGGGGAGGACCCGTCAACATCGGCTACGAACCATTTTGGACAAATCCATGGCATCACCGGACTTTATGTCGCGGATAACAGCGTGATACCGACAAGCGGGACGGCTAATCCGACACTGACGACCGTCGCCCTTGCCTTTCGCACGGCTGATGAAATAGCCAAACAATTGAAATAA